A window of Streptomyces sp. NBC_01224 genomic DNA:
GCGGATCAACAAGTGGACCTCCATTGCCATATGGGGCGGTTGCGAACCGTCCTAACACGCTTCCGCACGACAGCGATCAGAAACTTTCATTACGTCTCTGTTGCCATCTGTTGGGATACCCGTGAGGAGGACGATACTGCCGGTGTCCGTGAACCGTTCAACTACGTACGGATGCATGGGAGGACGCAGTGATTTCGTTGCACACGAGCCCGGCGCGGCGCAGACGTCTGGGTGTGGCCGTGGCAGCCGCCGGGCTGCTGGCCACGCTGCTGACGGCCGGCCCCGCGGCCGCAACGCCCGACCCCGGCGATACGGCCACCGCCCGTACCGATGTCTCCGCCGCCCAGGAGGCCGAAGCCGCGGCCGCCATCAGCAGCGGCGAGATACCCGGCGTGGACGAGATCGTCCACAGCAGCAACATCACCCATCTGGCCAATGTCCCGAAGGACGCGCTCAAGGGACTGAACACGGACCTGGCCTTCCAGGGGAAGTACGCCTTCGCAGGAAACTACGACGGCTTCCGGATCTACGACATCAGCAATCCGAAGTCCCCGAAGACGGTCGCCCAGGTTCTGTGCCCCGGATCGCAGAACGACGTCTCGGTCTCGGGAAACCTGCTCTTCCTGTCCACCGACTCCTCGCGCAGCGACAACTCCTGCACCAGCACCACCCAGCCCGCCACGGAGAAGTCCTCCTGGGAGGGCATGAAGGTCTTCGACATCAGCGACAAGCGCAACCCGAAGTACGTCGCCGCTGTCGAGACCGCCTGTGGATCGCACACCCACACGCTGGTCCCCGAACGCAAGAACGTCTACGTCTACGTCTCCTCGTACTCGCCGAGCGAGACGTTCCCGGACTGCCAGCCGCCGCACGACGGGATCTCCGTCATCAAGGTGCCGCGCAACGCACCCGAGAAGGCCGCGGTCGTGAACTTCCCGGTGCTCTTCCCGGACGGTGGCAACCCGGGCGCCCCCACCAACCCGGGCGTCTCCAAGACGACCGGCTGCCACGACATCACGGTGCTGCCCTCGAAGGACCTGGCTGCCGGTGCCTGCATGGGCGACGGTCTGCTGTTCTCCATCAAGGACCCGGAGAACCCGAGGATCATCGACCGGGTGCAGGACAACGTGAACTTCGCGTTCTGGCACTCCGCGACGTTCAACCAGAAGGCCGACAAGGTCGTCTTCACCGATGAACTCGGCGGCGGTGGCGCAGCCACCTGCAACGAGGAGATCGGCCCCAAGCGCGGCGCCGACGGCATCTACGACATCGTCGGCAAGGGAGACCACCGCAAGCTGGTCTTCCGCAGCTACTTCAAGATCGACCGTCCGCAGGCCGACACGGAGGTCTGCGTCGCCCACAACGGTTCGATCATCCCGGTCAAGGGCCGCGACCTGATGGTCCAGGCCTGGTACCAGGGCGGGGTCTCGGTGTGGGACTTCACCGACTCCTCGAAGCCGAAGGAGATCGGCTACTTCGAGCGCGGCCCCGTCAGCACGGACGCGGTCACCACGGCCGGCCCCTGGTCGGCGTACTACTACAACGGCTACATCTACTCCAACGACATCGCCAAGGGCTTCGACGTCCTGAAGCTCGACGACCGGCGGACCGACCCGGCGAAGCGGGTGCGGCTGGACGAGCTCAATGTTCAGACGCAGCCGGACTACTTCGACCGCTGATCCGGCCGGTTCATCCGATCGGCCGACGCCATCCGGCTCCACCGCGCACCGAGCGCGTCCCGCCGGGCGGATCCCTCGCCCGGCGGGACGCCGCAACCGACGCCTGCGTCAGGCGGCCGTCCTGGCGCTCCCGCCGGTCGCCGCGGCCCATTCCACGAGCAGCCTCTGATACTGCTCCTCGTCCTCCGGGGACAGGCAGCCGCCGGAGCGCTGCCACAGGTCACGGATCTCTTTGTTCACCACGGCGGCAGTACGCACGGAATCGGAGGAGCACGGAGAACGGGACATGCATACAGGCTAAGGCCCCGATGTGACAATCCGACCCATTGGGCGTCAGGGACATCTCTCACATGTCTCTCAGGCAACGCCCGGCGTCAGTCCCAGCATCCGCAGCCCATCCGGCCGCTCCTCCACCGGGAGATGCTGCACAAAGCGCACGTCACAGCCCAGCGCCGCCGCCCCGCCGTCCGCGAGCCGGTCGTCGCCGACCATCACCACATCCGTCGGGTCCTGCCCGATAAGTGTGCAGGCCGTGTGGAAGAGCTGTGTGTCCGGCTTCTGGACGCCGTGCTCGTACGACAGGACGTAGGCGTCTATCAGGGCGTCCAGGCCGTGTGCCCGGAAGACCGGCCGCAGGTCCCAGCCGATGTTGCTGACTACACCGATACGGGTGCCGCTGTCGCGCAGTGCACCGAGCACCTCCGCCGCGTCCGGGTAGGGCTGCCAAGCGGCAGGTGATCTGTGCCGCTCGTACAGCGCGTCGTACAGCCCCGGATCCGGCAGGGCCACCTGCCGGGCCAGTCCCGTGTACGCCTCCCGGTGGAGTTCCGCGCTCTCGTCGCGGGTGGCCCACACGGAGGCGAGGCGGGCAGGAACGTGCTGGGGAGGCGGGCCGCCCGGCAACGCCCCGGCGGCCTCGAGCGCCCGCGCGTACCGTTCGAAGTCGGCCGCTCCCACCGTCACCTCCCGCTCGGCGAGGACCGCACGCAACCAGGACCGGACCGATTCGACACGGAAGAGGGTCCCGGAGAAGTCGAAGAGCACACCCTTGATCTGCATGGACGCGATCCTTCCCGGTTCAGGGGCGCCGCGGCAAGGCCGGGCTGCTGCGCCCCTCGTACCTGGCGAACCCGGCGACGGAGAACCCGACCAGGGCCGCCCCCAGCAGCCAGCCGCCCAGGACATCGCTCATCCAGTGCACCCCCAGGTAGAGCCGGGTGACGCCCACCCCGACCACCGAGACCCATGCCGCCACCAGCGCCGTCCGCCACATCCGGGGTTCCGTACCGTGCCGTCGCAGCAGCCAGAGCAGCAGACCGCAGGTCACCGTCGCCGTCATCGCGTGACCGGAGGGAAACGCCGCGTAGTGGGCGGAATCCACCGGGTCCGGCCAGTGCGGCCGCTCCCGGCCGACCGCGGCCTTCAGGCCTTGTTGCAGGAGAGTCGACAGCCCGCTCGTCACTGCCACCCACACCGCGAGCGCCCGCGCCCCGCGCCACCACAGCACCACCACGGCCACCGCGATCAGGGCGCGCATGGTCCATGGATCCCACACCCAGTCGGTCAGGATCCGGTTCGCGTGGACGAGCCCGGGTTCGGTGACCGCCCTTCGGTGCAGGGCGTCCGCGACCGTACGGTCCAGCGTCATGAGCGGCGACCAGCGTACGGCGACCAGGATCAGCAGGACCAGGGCTGCAGAGGCGCAGACCACGGCTGTGCCGAAAGGCGTGACGCCGGAACGGGTGCGGGCCTGTGGGGCGAGTGGCGGGGATGGCATGGGGTGATCTTCGCGGACGATCCGCACACCCGGCTATCCCAGTGCGCTGAGTCCCGGAATGAATGCCACCAGAAGCGGAACCACCGGTACCAGGGCGGCCGCCGCGGTCAGCCGGAGCCGACGA
This region includes:
- a CDS encoding phosphatase PAP2 family protein, whose product is MPSPPLAPQARTRSGVTPFGTAVVCASAALVLLILVAVRWSPLMTLDRTVADALHRRAVTEPGLVHANRILTDWVWDPWTMRALIAVAVVVLWWRGARALAVWVAVTSGLSTLLQQGLKAAVGRERPHWPDPVDSAHYAAFPSGHAMTATVTCGLLLWLLRRHGTEPRMWRTALVAAWVSVVGVGVTRLYLGVHWMSDVLGGWLLGAALVGFSVAGFARYEGRSSPALPRRP
- a CDS encoding LVIVD repeat-containing protein yields the protein MISLHTSPARRRRLGVAVAAAGLLATLLTAGPAAATPDPGDTATARTDVSAAQEAEAAAAISSGEIPGVDEIVHSSNITHLANVPKDALKGLNTDLAFQGKYAFAGNYDGFRIYDISNPKSPKTVAQVLCPGSQNDVSVSGNLLFLSTDSSRSDNSCTSTTQPATEKSSWEGMKVFDISDKRNPKYVAAVETACGSHTHTLVPERKNVYVYVSSYSPSETFPDCQPPHDGISVIKVPRNAPEKAAVVNFPVLFPDGGNPGAPTNPGVSKTTGCHDITVLPSKDLAAGACMGDGLLFSIKDPENPRIIDRVQDNVNFAFWHSATFNQKADKVVFTDELGGGGAATCNEEIGPKRGADGIYDIVGKGDHRKLVFRSYFKIDRPQADTEVCVAHNGSIIPVKGRDLMVQAWYQGGVSVWDFTDSSKPKEIGYFERGPVSTDAVTTAGPWSAYYYNGYIYSNDIAKGFDVLKLDDRRTDPAKRVRLDELNVQTQPDYFDR
- a CDS encoding HAD family hydrolase, which translates into the protein MQIKGVLFDFSGTLFRVESVRSWLRAVLAEREVTVGAADFERYARALEAAGALPGGPPPQHVPARLASVWATRDESAELHREAYTGLARQVALPDPGLYDALYERHRSPAAWQPYPDAAEVLGALRDSGTRIGVVSNIGWDLRPVFRAHGLDALIDAYVLSYEHGVQKPDTQLFHTACTLIGQDPTDVVMVGDDRLADGGAAALGCDVRFVQHLPVEERPDGLRMLGLTPGVA